The following are from one region of the Rosistilla carotiformis genome:
- a CDS encoding ribonuclease D has protein sequence MNHETITSREDLDRFCERLAKQPLIAFDTEFVSEDRYRPELCLLQVAAGDMLAIIDPIAIGTTQPFWDLISTAGRTVIVHAGREEMRFCWRFTGKPIAGCFDVQLAAGFVGIEYPASLGNLVKTICGKTLGKGETRTDWRRRPLSEGQIEYALQDVIDLATLHSTIGKMVDDLQRRSWLDEEIATLQTTVANNEENESWHRVSGSSSLPPRQMAIIRELWRWREARAQKTDQPARRVLRDDLIVELARRGSPDPKRINSIRGMERRNLQPHHEALAEAIGIALDLDESELPVKPRGERRAKVPMLSQFLSTAIACVSRTHKMAPAIVGNADDVRELLTYEMGGNKNAPKPALLRGWRGDVVGKAFRDVLDGRLAIRVANRQAEQPLEFIDVQP, from the coding sequence TTGAATCACGAAACTATCACCAGCCGCGAAGATCTCGATCGATTTTGCGAGCGGCTCGCCAAACAACCGTTGATCGCCTTCGATACCGAATTTGTTTCGGAGGATCGGTACCGCCCCGAGCTGTGTTTGTTGCAAGTGGCTGCTGGCGACATGCTGGCGATCATCGACCCGATCGCGATCGGGACCACCCAGCCGTTTTGGGATCTGATCTCCACTGCCGGTCGAACGGTGATCGTTCACGCCGGACGCGAAGAGATGCGGTTCTGTTGGCGGTTCACCGGCAAACCGATTGCCGGGTGCTTCGACGTGCAATTGGCTGCCGGCTTTGTCGGCATTGAATATCCTGCGTCGTTGGGGAATCTGGTCAAGACGATCTGCGGCAAGACGTTGGGCAAAGGCGAGACACGGACCGATTGGCGTCGCCGGCCGCTTTCCGAAGGGCAGATCGAATACGCGCTGCAGGATGTGATCGATCTGGCCACGCTGCACTCCACGATCGGCAAGATGGTCGACGACCTGCAACGGCGCAGCTGGTTGGACGAAGAGATCGCGACGCTGCAAACGACGGTCGCAAACAACGAAGAAAACGAGAGTTGGCACCGCGTGTCGGGCAGCAGCAGCCTGCCGCCACGGCAGATGGCGATCATTCGCGAACTGTGGCGTTGGCGGGAAGCGCGCGCCCAGAAGACCGATCAACCGGCACGGCGCGTCCTTCGCGATGATCTGATCGTCGAACTGGCTCGACGTGGCAGCCCCGATCCGAAACGGATCAACAGCATCCGCGGAATGGAGCGACGCAATCTGCAGCCGCATCACGAAGCGCTTGCCGAAGCGATTGGGATCGCCTTGGATTTGGATGAAAGTGAATTGCCGGTCAAACCGCGCGGGGAACGCCGTGCTAAGGTTCCGATGCTCAGCCAGTTCCTGTCGACGGCGATCGCTTGCGTCTCGCGGACGCACAAGATGGCTCCGGCCATTGTGGGGAACGCCGATGACGTTCGCGAACTGCTGACTTATGAAATGGGGGGCAACAAGAACGCTCCCAAACCGGCGCTATTGCGAGGCTGGCGTGGCGATGTCGTGGGCAAAGCCTTCCGCGATGTCCTGGATGGTCGCTTGGCGATCCGAGTTGCCAATCGCCAGGCCGAACAGCCGCTGGAATTTATCGACGTCCAACCCTAG
- a CDS encoding GNAT family N-acetyltransferase, translating to MGITYFKRYRMELDLDRFVPSSYQLPEGYEVLPWSEDLLRQHGLAKYESFQWELDANVFPCLGQRDGCQRLMQEIAGRSNFVPEATWLLRFRDSDSRKPLPIGTVQGIQADGWGALQNLGIAKPHRGQGLGSILLNLATQGFQRVGLTKMHLEVTTDNTAALRLYERMGYRRAQTVFKAADVALA from the coding sequence ATGGGTATCACCTACTTCAAACGCTACCGAATGGAACTGGACCTGGATCGGTTTGTACCGTCCAGTTACCAATTGCCCGAAGGCTATGAAGTCCTCCCTTGGTCGGAGGATCTGTTGCGGCAGCATGGGTTGGCGAAGTACGAGAGCTTTCAGTGGGAGCTCGATGCGAACGTCTTCCCTTGCCTGGGGCAACGCGATGGTTGCCAGCGATTGATGCAAGAGATCGCCGGACGATCGAATTTCGTTCCCGAAGCGACTTGGTTGCTGAGGTTTCGCGATTCCGATTCGCGCAAGCCGCTGCCAATTGGAACGGTCCAAGGCATCCAAGCCGACGGTTGGGGCGCACTTCAAAACTTAGGGATCGCCAAACCTCATCGGGGACAAGGACTGGGAAGCATCTTGTTGAATCTCGCCACGCAGGGCTTTCAACGTGTCGGCCTGACAAAGATGCACCTGGAAGTCACCACCGATAACACCGCCGCGCTGCGATTGTACGAACGGATGGGCTATCGCCGCGCTCAAACGGTTTTCAAAGCGGCCGACGTCGCCCTCGCCTAG
- a CDS encoding NAD(P)/FAD-dependent oxidoreductase: MATLKERRAIVIGGGVIGIASAYYLAKEGWKVTILERGRTGVACSRGNCGIIGLSHFMPLNTPGAVTSTLKAMLRPDSPFSIRPRFDPRLWFWLSNFALRCNQKQMLASARVRAALLESTEIAYRELLENEPIDCELGREGSLFVFKSPGPFEQYAKTDAWIRREFDFPADRIEGDDLQAFEPSLKEGLAGAWHYPQDFHVRPDRLVASWRKVAEGLGVEIRENTEVVRIDADPYDSRRATRVITEREEITADCVVVAMGAMTPIMNEHLGCRLPVQPGKGYSITQSRPSISPRMPLLFKEHKVVATPFDSGYRLGSTMEFAGYDTRFRQKRFDLLGNAAELYLHEPNGPQTEEMWFGWRSMTYDGIPFIDRSPRFANVLVATGHNMIGITLAPATGKLIAELAGDRKPHIDLHPLRIGR; encoded by the coding sequence TTGGCTACTTTAAAAGAACGTCGCGCCATCGTGATCGGCGGCGGGGTGATTGGAATCGCATCGGCTTATTATCTTGCGAAAGAAGGCTGGAAAGTAACGATTCTGGAACGCGGTCGCACCGGCGTCGCCTGCTCTCGTGGCAATTGCGGGATTATCGGGCTGAGTCACTTCATGCCGCTGAACACTCCCGGCGCTGTCACCAGTACGCTCAAGGCCATGTTGCGGCCCGATTCTCCGTTTTCCATCCGCCCTCGTTTTGATCCTCGGTTGTGGTTCTGGTTATCCAACTTTGCACTTCGCTGCAATCAAAAGCAGATGCTCGCGTCGGCGCGCGTTCGGGCGGCGCTGCTGGAATCGACCGAGATCGCCTACCGTGAATTGTTGGAAAACGAACCGATCGATTGCGAACTCGGCCGCGAGGGTTCGCTGTTTGTTTTTAAGTCTCCCGGTCCGTTTGAACAGTATGCAAAGACCGATGCCTGGATCCGTCGCGAGTTTGATTTTCCCGCGGACCGGATCGAGGGAGACGACCTGCAGGCGTTTGAACCTTCGCTGAAAGAGGGACTAGCAGGCGCGTGGCACTACCCCCAGGACTTCCATGTGCGTCCGGATCGATTGGTCGCATCGTGGCGGAAGGTGGCCGAGGGACTTGGCGTCGAGATTCGCGAAAACACCGAAGTCGTGCGGATCGACGCCGATCCTTACGATTCGCGGCGCGCCACGCGAGTGATCACCGAACGCGAAGAGATCACTGCCGATTGCGTCGTCGTGGCGATGGGTGCGATGACGCCGATCATGAACGAACATCTTGGCTGCCGATTGCCGGTACAGCCGGGCAAAGGATATTCGATCACGCAATCCCGTCCCAGCATCAGCCCTCGGATGCCTTTGCTGTTCAAAGAACATAAAGTCGTAGCGACACCGTTTGACAGCGGTTACCGGCTGGGCAGCACGATGGAATTCGCGGGCTACGATACGCGATTCCGACAGAAACGGTTCGATCTGCTGGGCAACGCGGCCGAGCTGTACCTGCACGAACCCAACGGTCCTCAAACCGAAGAAATGTGGTTTGGATGGCGCAGCATGACCTACGATGGCATCCCGTTCATCGACCGCAGCCCACGGTTTGCGAACGTCTTGGTCGCCACTGGGCACAACATGATCGGAATCACTCTTGCCCCGGCCACGGGCAAACTAATCGCCGAACTGGCCGGCGACCGCAAGCCGCACATCGACCTGCATCCACTGCGGATCGGTCGGTAG
- a CDS encoding alpha/beta fold hydrolase produces MNGDPIWQNEYPFTSRWHEADGHRYHYLNEGAGDQTILAVHGNPTWSFYWRNAIQRFRDSHRVVAVDHIGCGLSDKPQDYDYCLETHAANLGSLIEAADLRRITLLAHDWGGAIGLLALTQHRERFERIILLNTGAFPPPYVPWRIGVLRCPILGPLAIRGLNAFAGPAVTMAMSRQTLSPTARAGLLAPYKNWSDRVAINQFVRDIPMSPRHRTWQPLEKLEAALPSLDHLPTRLIWGMKDWCFRPECMERIQKSMPHAETVPIDDAGHYVMEDAPDQVLDAIDEFLVRTNDRAALPATDGPAA; encoded by the coding sequence ATGAACGGCGATCCAATCTGGCAAAACGAATATCCTTTTACTTCGCGATGGCACGAAGCCGATGGGCATCGATACCATTACCTCAACGAAGGGGCTGGCGATCAGACGATCCTAGCGGTCCACGGCAATCCCACGTGGAGCTTCTACTGGCGTAACGCAATCCAACGATTTCGCGATTCGCATCGCGTCGTGGCGGTTGATCACATCGGGTGTGGGTTAAGCGACAAACCTCAGGACTACGATTATTGTCTGGAAACGCATGCAGCGAATCTGGGCAGTTTGATCGAGGCGGCGGATCTGCGGCGGATCACGTTGTTGGCGCACGATTGGGGCGGGGCGATCGGACTGCTAGCGCTGACACAGCATCGCGAACGCTTTGAACGGATCATTTTGCTGAACACCGGTGCTTTCCCGCCTCCCTACGTTCCCTGGCGGATCGGCGTACTGCGATGCCCGATTTTGGGCCCCTTGGCAATCCGAGGTCTCAATGCGTTCGCGGGGCCCGCGGTGACGATGGCGATGTCGAGGCAAACGCTCAGCCCGACCGCGAGGGCGGGGCTGTTGGCACCCTACAAAAATTGGTCCGACCGAGTGGCGATCAATCAATTTGTCCGAGACATTCCGATGTCGCCGCGGCATCGGACCTGGCAACCGCTGGAAAAATTGGAGGCGGCGCTGCCAAGTCTGGACCATCTGCCGACGCGTCTGATTTGGGGAATGAAGGACTGGTGCTTCCGTCCGGAATGCATGGAACGGATTCAAAAGTCGATGCCGCACGCGGAAACCGTCCCCATCGACGATGCGGGGCATTACGTGATGGAAGACGCTCCGGATCAGGTGCTCGACGCGATCGATGAATTCCTCGTTCGCACCAACGACCGTGCCGCGTTACCGGCGACCGACGGTCCGGCGGCTTAA
- a CDS encoding SDR family NAD(P)-dependent oxidoreductase yields the protein MPFDLTGSTTLITGGTQGVGAAIATAIAGSGGNVVLHGLHDDDAAQTTLAACREKGVTADLVLGDLAGPTEACVGRLFTAATTAHPQIDRLVNNAGTFIDVPFLEMDFERYQRTMQLNVAAGFFLTQAFARRWVEQKTRGRVLFTGSINGQLAEPDHVAYDSSKGAVLAMVKSMCVALAPYGIRVNGMAPGLVKTPLTGILESDQDLDAWMRLHTPNGRVPEASACGGAAVFLLSDEAEHVHGQMLLVDGGMSIWQQPDLPSSLRGKLS from the coding sequence GTGCCATTTGATCTGACCGGTTCGACAACATTGATCACAGGCGGCACCCAAGGCGTCGGCGCTGCGATCGCAACGGCGATCGCCGGTTCTGGCGGAAACGTGGTGCTGCACGGACTTCACGATGACGACGCGGCGCAGACGACGCTTGCCGCTTGCCGCGAAAAGGGAGTGACGGCGGACTTGGTGCTGGGCGATTTGGCTGGGCCGACCGAAGCTTGCGTGGGCCGCTTGTTCACCGCTGCGACCACTGCCCATCCGCAGATCGATCGCTTGGTCAATAACGCCGGAACGTTTATCGATGTTCCGTTTTTGGAAATGGATTTTGAGCGGTATCAGCGGACGATGCAGTTGAATGTTGCCGCCGGTTTCTTCCTGACCCAGGCCTTCGCGCGGCGGTGGGTGGAACAGAAGACGCGCGGCCGCGTCTTGTTTACCGGGTCGATCAATGGCCAGTTGGCCGAACCGGATCACGTTGCCTACGACAGCAGCAAAGGGGCGGTGTTGGCGATGGTCAAGTCGATGTGTGTGGCGCTGGCGCCCTATGGAATCCGTGTCAATGGAATGGCCCCCGGGTTGGTGAAGACACCACTGACCGGAATCCTTGAAAGCGACCAAGACCTGGATGCCTGGATGCGTTTGCACACGCCCAATGGACGTGTTCCCGAAGCGTCTGCCTGTGGCGGAGCGGCGGTGTTTTTATTGAGCGACGAAGCGGAGCATGTCCATGGCCAGATGTTGTTGGTCGACGGCGGAATGAGCATCTGGCAACAGCCGGATTTGCCATCGTCGTTGCGAGGCAAGCTGTCGTAA
- the metK gene encoding methionine adenosyltransferase: MSSGKYLFTSESVSMGHPDKLADQISDGILDALLEQDPHSRVACETMVTTGMACIAGEISSKANVKFSDVVRQVINEVGYTDDQMGINGSTCAVLVSLDAQSPDIAQGVDENSDSGKEIGAGDQGLMFGYACKDTPELMPLPIALSHRIINRITEARQTGEIGWIRPDNKAQVTVEYDGNTPVRIDTVVVSTQHAPDVDHATIVEEVKSKVIAPCLPAELDKGDIKYHINPTGKFVVGGPHGDCGLTGRKIIVDTYGGWGRHGGGAFSGKDATKVDRSAAYMARHIAKTIVASGVAERCEVQLAYAIGVTEPVSVHVDTQGTGTLPDDQICAAIREFFPLTPGGIINYLDLRRPIFRPTAAGGHFGRSGDGFTWEKTDRAEEFATACKNATVAV, encoded by the coding sequence GTGTCTAGTGGCAAATACTTATTTACCAGTGAATCGGTCAGCATGGGACATCCTGACAAACTGGCCGATCAGATCTCTGACGGCATCCTCGACGCACTGCTGGAACAAGATCCCCACAGCCGCGTCGCTTGCGAAACGATGGTCACAACCGGCATGGCCTGCATCGCCGGCGAGATCTCGTCCAAGGCGAACGTCAAATTTTCCGACGTGGTTCGCCAAGTGATCAACGAAGTGGGTTACACCGACGACCAGATGGGCATCAACGGCAGCACCTGCGCCGTGTTGGTCTCGCTGGACGCGCAAAGCCCCGACATCGCCCAAGGCGTCGACGAAAACTCCGACAGCGGCAAGGAGATCGGTGCTGGCGATCAAGGTCTGATGTTCGGTTACGCTTGCAAAGACACTCCCGAACTGATGCCGTTGCCGATCGCGTTGTCGCACCGGATCATCAACCGGATCACCGAAGCTCGCCAAACGGGCGAGATCGGATGGATTCGTCCCGACAACAAGGCGCAAGTCACTGTCGAATACGATGGCAACACGCCGGTGCGTATCGACACGGTTGTCGTTTCGACCCAACATGCGCCCGACGTCGATCACGCCACGATCGTCGAAGAAGTGAAATCGAAAGTCATCGCGCCTTGCTTGCCCGCCGAACTGGACAAGGGTGATATCAAGTATCACATCAATCCAACCGGCAAGTTTGTTGTCGGTGGCCCCCACGGCGACTGTGGCCTGACCGGACGCAAGATCATTGTCGACACCTACGGCGGCTGGGGCCGTCACGGCGGTGGTGCGTTCAGCGGCAAAGACGCGACCAAAGTCGATCGCAGCGCGGCCTACATGGCTCGCCACATCGCCAAGACGATCGTTGCTTCGGGCGTTGCCGAACGCTGCGAAGTCCAATTGGCGTACGCGATTGGTGTCACCGAACCTGTTAGCGTTCACGTCGACACGCAGGGAACCGGCACGTTGCCCGACGATCAGATCTGCGCAGCGATTCGTGAATTCTTCCCACTGACCCCCGGTGGCATTATCAATTACCTGGACCTGCGCCGGCCGATCTTCCGCCCGACAGCCGCAGGTGGCCACTTTGGTCGATCGGGGGATGGTTTCACTTGGGAAAAGACCGACCGCGCCGAAGAATTCGCCACCGCTTGCAAGAATGCAACCGTTGCCGTCTAA